TGCGGTTGTTGAGCTAGTCACCCGTCTTATCGAGCGGATAGAGCGACTAGAAGAACGTCTTGACAAGGATAGTCGTAACAGTAGTAAACCACCCTCAGGCGATGGCTTTGGGAAGCGGACAAAAAGTCTACGGGGTAAGAGTAAACGCAAAAGTGGCGGGCAAAAAGGGCATCCTGGTCGCACATTGGAATGGCGTGATACCGTCGATGCCGTGGTGTTACATCCGGTGACTCAGTGTCAAGAATGTGGTGCCTCTTTAACCGAAGTAGCAGCCCACAACTATGACCTTAGGCAGGTTCATGAATTACCCCCTTTGTCATTACAGGTGATTGAGCATCAAGCAGAAGTCAAATATTGTGAGCACTGTCAAACCTTGAGCCGGGGTGTATTCCCTGCAGATGTCACCAATGTAGTTCAGTATGGCAGCAGCCTTAAAGGCTTGATGGTGTAATTGATGGACGCTCAACTGTTGCCGTTTGAACGAACGAGTGACCTGTTGAAAGAAGTTTTTGGCTGCCAGGTTTCTGAAGGAACCCTCTGCAATGCCCGTACAACCTGTGCTCAGAAATTAGAACCGATTGAGGTACAGATCAAAGACGGTATTGAGCAAGCAGCAATAGGGCATTTTGACGAGACAGGCCTGCGGGTGAACAGCAAGCTATGGTGGCTACATGTCGCCTGTACGAGTGGGTTGACCTACTACTTTGTTCATGCCAAACGCGGAAAAGCAGCGATGGACGAAATGGATATTCTGCCGAACTTTACGGGCACCAGCATTCATGATGGTTGGCAGAGTTACGCCACCTATGATTGCCCTCATGGTCTCTGCAATGCTCATCATTTGCGGGAGTTACGCTTTGTCGTTGAGCACTATCAGCAACCTTGGGCTGAAGAGATGATGACGTTGTTGGTGGACATCAAAACTCAGGTAGAGAGTGCTCATGCTGAAGGCTTAAAAGCTCTCAGCACAGAACAAATCGAGATGTTTGAGCAGCGTTACCGAAAAGTATTAGCCGATGGATTCAAGAGTAATCCAATCCTGCCAGTTGATGAAAACGCACCTAAGAAACGAGGCAAGAAAAAACAAAGTACACCGAAAAACCTTCTCGACCGATTTGAGAAGTACCAATCTGCTGTCCTGGCCTTTATGTATGATTTCCAGGTTCCCTTTGATAACAATCAGGCTGAACGGGATATTCGCATGATGAAATTGAAGCAGAAGATCTCAGGCTGCTTCCGCTCTTTGGCGGGTGCCCAGCAGTTCTGCCGTATTCGCGGTTATATTTCGACTTTGAGAAAGCAAGATATCCCTGTACTTGATTCACTTAGAAGTATTTTTGTTGGAACTCCTGAGGTACCAATGCTTCAGCCTGGGCAGTAACAAAATAATTCTGATTATGCAGAGCGATTTTAAGTCGTATATTCAGCATTGATTTTGACGTAGTCATAGCTCAAATCGCAGCCCCAAGCTTTACCCTTCCCATTACCATCACCGACGCTAACCTGAATAATCACAGGATCTTGATGAAGATATTGGCTGGCCGCCTCCCGATCAAATGCTTGGGGCGTACCCTGATGCATCAAGACAAAATCCCCCAACTGGATATGGAGCTGGGTCGCATCGAAATCTACCCCTGCCCGACCGGCTGCCATCGCGATTCGACCCCAATTAGGGTCGCGACCAAATACCGCCGACTTCACTAACATCGACCCAGCAATGGTTTTGGCAATCTTCTGGGCTCCTGCTTCGTCGGCAGCGCCTTGGACCTGGACTTCAATCAGACAGGTTGCCCCTTCTCCATCCCGAGCGATTTTTTGCGCCAACTGCTTACAAACTTCTGTCACCAGAGCTTCCACTTGATCGGCTTCAAGACCTCCCTGTATGGCTGGAGCAGAAGATTGACCATTCGCCAGGGCCAGCAGCATATCGTTGGTGCTGGTATCCCCATCCACCGTGACTTGATTAAAACTGCGATCGGCAGCCCGCCCAATCATTTGCTGCCAGAGTGCTGGCTCGACCTGGGCATCACAGGTGACAAATACTAACAGAGTTGCCATATCGGGATGAATCATGCCCGAACCTTTAGCAATACCCCCCACCCGAACTGGTTGGCCTCCAATGTAAGTTTCCAAAGCAATGGTTTTGGGTACTAAATCAGTGGTCATAATCGCCTGGGCGGCCTGATCAGACCCCTCGACGGAAAGCTGTTCCACCAGTTTGGGCATGGCTGCTTTCACCTTATCCACAGGAACTTGTTCACCAATCACCCCGGTTGAGGCAATCAGAACCGCTTCCGGGGTGAGTCCTAAGGTTTGAGCTGCACTCTTCGCCTTGGCAAGCGCTGCCGCATCTCCCTGGGGACCAGTTCCAGCATTCGCCTGACCTGAATTACACAAAATAGCCTGAATTTCAGTGGGGCCAGTTTGGATCCGGTCCTGGCTATAGGTGACACAGGCGGCTTTGACTCGGTTCGTGGTAAATACCCCAGCTGCATGGGCTTTGACATCGGACACAATCAGAGCCAAATCTTTCGCGCCGGATGGTTTTAAGCCTGCTGCCATGCCTGCTGCGCGGTATCCCTGGGGAGCGGTCACTCCGCCTGAAATGGTTTGCCAATCTGCCATTACTTTTCCTTACCCCCACTGGGGACTGCATCAGCAAGCGCAGGCCCATGGACTACGCTTAACGCTCTATTCTAGAGGTCTTCAAGATAGGGTTTCAAGCTAATATCAGCCAAAGTCAGAAGGGTTGGCCCCAAACTCTTTGACTCAATTCTGGCGTCGTTGTTTGTCATAATGAGGCTAATTCTGTTCATCTCTATAGCAAACCGTTTTTAAAAATGACTGCTGCTTCCCCCCAAGCACCTCGACTCGCATCTCGTGTGGTCAACGGTCTCTTAGCCATCAAACCCCTAGCTAACTTTGCTAAATTTCAAGCCCGAAAGATGATGATTGAGCGGGCAGAATCGATTGGGGTGCCCTGGCGGAAGAGAGCCTCTTCCCTGATGGATCGGGGCTTAGAGGTATGGGAAGCAGAGCGACAGGCGATTCAAACCCCCGATTTGAACTATCCAGACTATTACGTGGTTTCCTTCCATGCTTACGAATCAGGGAACCTGAGTTGGGAAGCGGCCACCGAAGTAGAAGTAGCCTCCTACGCAGCCCATGCCCGA
The Acaryochloris marina S15 genome window above contains:
- the argJ gene encoding bifunctional glutamate N-acetyltransferase/amino-acid acetyltransferase ArgJ; this encodes MADWQTISGGVTAPQGYRAAGMAAGLKPSGAKDLALIVSDVKAHAAGVFTTNRVKAACVTYSQDRIQTGPTEIQAILCNSGQANAGTGPQGDAAALAKAKSAAQTLGLTPEAVLIASTGVIGEQVPVDKVKAAMPKLVEQLSVEGSDQAAQAIMTTDLVPKTIALETYIGGQPVRVGGIAKGSGMIHPDMATLLVFVTCDAQVEPALWQQMIGRAADRSFNQVTVDGDTSTNDMLLALANGQSSAPAIQGGLEADQVEALVTEVCKQLAQKIARDGEGATCLIEVQVQGAADEAGAQKIAKTIAGSMLVKSAVFGRDPNWGRIAMAAGRAGVDFDATQLHIQLGDFVLMHQGTPQAFDREAASQYLHQDPVIIQVSVGDGNGKGKAWGCDLSYDYVKINAEYTT